A genomic window from Vagococcus sp. CY52-2 includes:
- a CDS encoding DUF916 and DUF3324 domain-containing protein, with amino-acid sequence MDLKKLIKRVCLLVVLTSPVIFTKVAHASNEDLTYTISVKPVSNQIDKQATYYDLLVEPSQKETLTVIVSNTGKEEKTLRVTPTNAITNQNGVIDYSRQDKDYKYDSNLKIPFTSLVEKEKQVTVPAGKSEEVRFEMTVPKEPFKGMILGGFLVDVVESEQGTDNSASGGVKIVNKFQLVKAVMLRESEETVKPEVVLNEVKPDLVSYRTAVTANLQNTEPTMFGDMTVEAKVTEKGKQEVLKSDTKKGLEMAPNSNFDYPIMWNNERLNPGKYTLSLLATSGTKKWQFTKDFTITKDESNKLNKEAVELEEPEKPYWLYILIIAIFILLSLILLVLVLRHRAKLKQQQNKAKRSSHATSYKTKGGNRGGGKKRSRKSDRKE; translated from the coding sequence ATGGATTTAAAAAAATTGATAAAAAGAGTATGCCTATTGGTTGTATTGACTAGTCCAGTTATTTTTACAAAAGTTGCGCATGCTTCAAATGAAGATTTGACATATACCATATCTGTCAAACCGGTATCTAACCAAATAGATAAGCAAGCAACATATTATGATTTATTGGTTGAACCAAGTCAAAAAGAAACATTAACAGTGATTGTGAGCAACACTGGCAAAGAGGAAAAAACATTACGAGTGACGCCAACAAATGCTATTACTAATCAAAATGGTGTTATTGACTACTCTAGACAAGATAAAGATTACAAGTACGATTCTAATCTAAAAATACCTTTTACAAGTTTGGTTGAGAAGGAAAAGCAAGTAACCGTTCCGGCTGGTAAAAGCGAAGAGGTTAGGTTTGAGATGACGGTTCCTAAAGAGCCGTTCAAAGGAATGATTCTCGGTGGTTTTTTGGTAGATGTGGTTGAATCTGAACAAGGAACAGATAATTCCGCATCTGGAGGGGTAAAAATTGTTAATAAATTTCAACTGGTTAAAGCGGTTATGTTAAGAGAAAGTGAGGAAACGGTAAAACCTGAAGTGGTACTGAATGAGGTAAAACCTGATTTAGTGTCTTATCGTACAGCAGTTACAGCTAATTTACAGAATACGGAACCAACTATGTTTGGAGATATGACAGTAGAAGCCAAAGTGACTGAAAAAGGAAAACAAGAGGTTTTAAAAAGTGATACTAAAAAGGGGTTAGAGATGGCACCTAACTCTAATTTTGACTACCCTATTATGTGGAATAACGAGCGATTAAATCCAGGAAAATATACGTTATCTCTGTTAGCAACATCGGGTACTAAAAAATGGCAATTTACTAAAGATTTTACGATTACTAAGGATGAGAGTAACAAGTTAAACAAAGAGGCAGTAGAACTAGAAGAACCAGAAAAACCGTATTGGCTATATATTCTAATCATTGCCATATTTATCCTTTTATCTTTGATTTTATTAGTCTTAGTTTTACGACATAGAGCAAAATTAAAACAGCAACAAAACAAAGCGAAAAGAAGTTCTCATGCTACAAGTTATAAAACAAAAGGTGGTAATAGGGGAGGTGGTAAAAAAAGGAGTAGAAAATCTGATAGGAAGGAGTAG
- a CDS encoding C69 family dipeptidase: protein MIKKATGVIGFVALALSIPTSVQACTTVLVGKDASVDGSTLIARNEDMGTAWAKHFYVRPENSNEREYVSKGNGFKMTLPKEQMKYTATPEWDDSEGLYESAGINSKNITMSATESATTKEKVLKIDPHVKDGIAEDSLVTVVLPYITSAKHGVEYLGNIVKEKGSAETNGIIFSDKNDIWYMELLTGHEWVAVRVPDDQYAVIANTLSIQKIDWDDKDNVMYSEGLKDFIKKNKLADKVEDVSIRDVFADKESDAQYNIPRTLIGQQILTPSEAKKLDLKNDSFDLFKKPDDKVSVAKVGFVLRNHFNNTKNDTYTGSKPEEFRPINVPRTMESHILQVRNDVPEEISGIHWLAMGVPDTSSYVPFYSGITQTPKEYQMGTDKPDAESAYWNYRMTNVLTVPYYAEFKNDQVLPVRKEVRNHLTQEMKKTDKEAEKIIKENPEKLPDYLNEQTKGFSDYTLNRYKQLNKDLIIKSTEKTKVEHKKDL from the coding sequence ATGATAAAAAAGGCAACAGGAGTTATAGGTTTTGTGGCACTAGCGTTAAGTATACCAACCTCTGTGCAAGCGTGTACAACGGTGTTAGTTGGTAAAGATGCATCAGTTGATGGCTCGACATTGATAGCAAGAAATGAAGACATGGGGACTGCTTGGGCTAAACATTTTTACGTTCGTCCTGAAAATTCAAATGAAAGAGAGTACGTTTCTAAAGGCAATGGCTTTAAAATGACATTACCTAAAGAGCAAATGAAGTACACAGCAACGCCGGAGTGGGATGACTCTGAAGGATTGTATGAGTCAGCAGGTATCAATAGTAAAAATATTACAATGAGTGCGACTGAATCAGCAACAACAAAAGAAAAAGTTTTAAAAATTGATCCTCATGTAAAAGACGGTATAGCGGAAGATTCTCTTGTGACTGTTGTATTACCTTATATAACATCGGCTAAGCATGGTGTTGAATACTTGGGGAATATTGTAAAAGAGAAAGGTTCTGCCGAGACAAATGGGATTATTTTTTCAGATAAAAACGATATTTGGTATATGGAATTATTGACTGGTCATGAGTGGGTGGCAGTACGTGTTCCAGATGATCAATATGCAGTGATAGCCAATACATTGTCCATTCAAAAAATTGATTGGGATGATAAAGATAATGTGATGTATTCAGAAGGGTTGAAAGACTTTATTAAAAAGAATAAACTAGCGGATAAAGTAGAAGATGTGTCGATTCGCGATGTGTTTGCAGACAAAGAGTCTGATGCTCAATACAATATTCCACGTACATTAATAGGACAGCAAATTTTAACGCCCTCTGAAGCAAAAAAATTAGATTTGAAAAATGATAGTTTTGATTTATTCAAAAAGCCAGATGACAAAGTTTCTGTGGCAAAAGTAGGATTTGTTTTAAGAAATCATTTTAATAATACTAAGAATGATACCTATACAGGAAGCAAACCAGAAGAGTTTCGACCAATCAACGTACCGAGAACAATGGAGTCGCATATCTTACAAGTTAGAAACGATGTGCCAGAGGAAATTAGCGGGATTCACTGGTTAGCAATGGGTGTGCCTGATACGAGTTCTTATGTACCGTTTTATTCAGGAATCACGCAAACACCTAAAGAATATCAAATGGGAACCGATAAGCCAGATGCAGAATCAGCTTACTGGAATTATCGTATGACGAATGTTTTGACAGTTCCTTATTATGCAGAATTTAAAAATGATCAAGTGTTACCTGTGAGAAAAGAAGTTAGAAACCATTTGACACAAGAGATGAAAAAGACAGATAAAGAAGCTGAAAAAATCATCAAAGAAAATCCTGAAAAGTTACCAGACTACTTAAACGAACAAACAAAAGGTTTTTCTGATTATACTCTAAATCGATACAAACAGTTAAACAAAGATTTAATCATTAAGAGTACTGAAAAAACAAAAGTAGAGCATAAGAAAGATTTATAA
- the rpsI gene encoding 30S ribosomal protein S9: MAKVQYIGTGRRKKSVARVRLVPGTGKVVMNNKDIEEYIPHADLREVIMQPLVLTETKGAYDVFVNVNGGGYAGQSGATRHGIARALLQVDPDFRGALKREGLLTRDARMVERKKPGLKKARKASQFSKR; this comes from the coding sequence TTGGCTAAAGTACAATATATCGGCACAGGCCGTCGTAAAAAATCTGTTGCTCGCGTACGCTTAGTACCTGGAACAGGTAAAGTAGTTATGAACAACAAAGACATCGAAGAATATATTCCACATGCTGATTTACGTGAAGTAATTATGCAACCTCTTGTTTTAACTGAAACAAAAGGCGCATATGACGTTTTCGTAAACGTTAATGGTGGTGGATATGCAGGACAATCTGGCGCAACTCGTCATGGTATTGCTCGTGCATTATTACAAGTAGATCCTGACTTCCGTGGAGCTCTTAAACGTGAAGGATTATTAACACGTGACGCTCGTATGGTTGAACGTAAAAAACCAGGTCTTAAAAAAGCTCGTAAAGCATCTCAATTCTCAAAACGTTAA
- the rplM gene encoding 50S ribosomal protein L13, translating to MRTTYMAKNGEVDRKWYVVDATDVPLGRLSTVVASILRGKNKPTFTPHVDTGDYVIVINADKVKLTGKKATDKVYYRHSQHPGGLKSITAGELRDKNSRRLVENSIKGMLPKNTLGRKQWSKLFVYGGSEHQQQAQKPEVLDITNLI from the coding sequence ATGCGTACAACATATATGGCCAAAAATGGCGAAGTAGATCGTAAATGGTATGTAGTGGATGCAACAGATGTTCCTTTAGGACGTCTATCAACAGTTGTAGCATCTATCTTACGTGGAAAAAATAAACCAACATTCACACCACATGTGGATACTGGTGATTATGTAATTGTAATTAATGCTGATAAAGTAAAATTAACTGGTAAAAAAGCAACTGACAAAGTATATTACCGTCACAGCCAACATCCAGGTGGTTTGAAATCTATCACTGCTGGTGAACTACGTGATAAAAACTCTCGTCGTTTAGTTGAAAATTCTATCAAAGGTATGTTACCAAAGAATACTTTAGGACGTAAACAATGGTCTAAATTATTCGTTTATGGTGGAAGCGAACATCAACAACAAGCTCAAAAACCAGAAGTATTAGACATTACAAACCTAATTTAA
- the truA gene encoding tRNA pseudouridine(38-40) synthase TruA yields the protein MTRYKAIISYDGTNYAGFQIQPNAVTIQEVIEATLKRLNSGKPVTIHPSGRTDSGVHAVGQVIHFDLPQKREVEKLRFALDTQTPEDISILSIEEVTEDFHARYLATGKEYHYHVDTGKSPNPFKRLYAAHYRYELDLESMRRAVRFIEGEHDFSVFCATGSSVEDKTRTVYSVTIEEVGEDELLFIFKGNGFLYKMVRMLVGTLLKIGNGQLPEDAIQRALANQDKKMTGPTAQPEGLFLMKVDYNGEKKCHK from the coding sequence ATGACAAGATATAAAGCCATTATTAGTTATGATGGAACAAACTATGCGGGATTTCAGATTCAACCTAATGCTGTGACCATCCAAGAGGTCATAGAAGCCACTCTAAAGCGATTAAACAGTGGAAAGCCTGTGACAATCCATCCGTCTGGTAGAACGGACTCAGGGGTTCATGCAGTCGGTCAGGTGATCCATTTTGATTTGCCACAAAAACGAGAGGTTGAAAAATTACGTTTTGCACTGGATACTCAAACACCAGAGGATATTAGTATTTTATCGATTGAAGAAGTGACAGAAGATTTTCATGCGAGATACTTGGCGACAGGTAAAGAATACCACTATCATGTTGATACAGGTAAATCTCCCAATCCATTTAAACGATTGTACGCAGCACACTATCGTTATGAGCTTGATTTAGAGTCTATGAGGCGTGCCGTACGTTTTATTGAAGGAGAACATGACTTTAGCGTGTTTTGCGCGACAGGAAGTTCTGTGGAAGATAAGACACGAACTGTTTACAGCGTGACAATAGAAGAAGTTGGCGAAGATGAATTATTATTTATTTTTAAGGGAAATGGATTTTTATATAAAATGGTGCGCATGCTTGTTGGGACGTTATTAAAAATAGGAAATGGACAACTGCCAGAAGACGCTATACAACGTGCCCTAGCGAACCAAGACAAGAAAATGACAGGACCAACTGCTCAACCAGAGGGGTTATTTTTAATGAAAGTCGATTATAACGGCGAGAAAAAGTGTCATAAATAA
- a CDS encoding energy-coupling factor transporter transmembrane protein EcfT, translated as MMNKLILGRYIPGNSVVHRMDPRAKLIASFYFIGIIFICNNFLSFGVMFAFTLFCIWLSKIKLSFFLKGVKPLIWLILFTVGLQVLFTRGGHVYFEWGWISISQFGLVNGFFIFTRFVLIIFMSTLLTLTTPPLSLSDAIEYLLRPLEKVKFPAHEISLMLSIALRFVPTLMDETEKIMNAQRARGVDFGEGNLMDKMKAIVPLLIPLFVSSFNRAEELAIAMEARGYRGGEGRTKYRVLNWNKTDTLAMLSFVVLTIVLVLVRN; from the coding sequence ATGATGAATAAATTAATTTTGGGTCGATACATACCAGGTAACTCAGTGGTTCATCGTATGGATCCTCGTGCCAAATTAATCGCTAGTTTTTACTTTATTGGGATTATCTTTATTTGTAATAACTTTTTATCATTTGGTGTGATGTTTGCTTTCACGCTATTTTGTATTTGGTTATCAAAGATTAAACTAAGTTTCTTCCTTAAAGGAGTGAAACCATTAATTTGGTTGATTTTATTTACAGTGGGACTCCAGGTACTCTTTACGCGTGGGGGACATGTGTACTTTGAGTGGGGTTGGATAAGCATTAGCCAATTCGGTTTGGTCAATGGGTTCTTTATCTTTACACGTTTTGTGTTGATTATTTTTATGTCGACACTTTTAACGCTAACCACACCCCCATTATCACTTTCAGATGCGATTGAGTATTTGCTTAGACCGTTGGAAAAAGTAAAATTTCCAGCGCATGAAATTTCATTGATGTTATCTATTGCGTTGCGTTTTGTGCCAACGTTGATGGATGAAACAGAAAAAATCATGAATGCGCAACGTGCTCGTGGGGTTGATTTTGGCGAAGGAAACTTAATGGATAAGATGAAAGCTATTGTGCCACTTCTGATTCCGTTATTTGTAAGTAGTTTTAACCGAGCTGAAGAATTAGCGATTGCGATGGAAGCACGTGGTTATCGTGGTGGCGAAGGCCGTACGAAATATCGTGTTCTAAACTGGAATAAAACCGATACACTAGCTATGTTGTCATTTGTCGTATTGACGATTGTACTGGTACTAGTTAGAAATTAA
- a CDS encoding energy-coupling factor ABC transporter ATP-binding protein, which produces MDIRFEKVDFTYQPNSPFEQRVLFDIDLDIPSNSYSAIVGHTGSGKSTLLQHLNALLKPTSGKVYIGDRVITPETSNKNLKPIRKKVGIVFQFPESQLFDETVALDIAFGPKNFGVSEEESARLASEMLKLVGLDDSYLERSPFDLSGGQMRRVAIAGVLAMEPEVLILDEPTAGLDPKGRKDMMDMFYRLHKERGIGIILVTHLMDDVAEYADFMVVLEKGNIQKQGHPRDIFNDVKWLREKQLGVPTATEFAFDLMAKGMEFSRLPLTAEELSEELLPILEKRQVLSDDE; this is translated from the coding sequence ATGGACATACGGTTTGAGAAAGTAGACTTTACGTATCAACCTAATAGCCCATTTGAGCAACGTGTTTTGTTTGATATTGACTTAGACATTCCAAGTAATAGCTACAGTGCGATTGTTGGTCATACTGGTAGTGGGAAATCAACCTTGTTGCAACATTTGAATGCATTACTAAAACCAACAAGTGGGAAAGTATATATTGGAGACCGAGTGATTACTCCTGAGACTAGCAATAAAAATTTGAAGCCAATTCGTAAAAAAGTAGGAATTGTGTTCCAATTTCCTGAATCACAATTATTTGATGAAACAGTTGCTTTGGATATAGCCTTTGGTCCGAAAAATTTTGGTGTGTCTGAAGAAGAAAGTGCACGTTTAGCTAGTGAAATGTTAAAACTTGTTGGTCTAGATGATAGCTATCTTGAGCGCTCCCCGTTTGATCTTTCAGGAGGACAAATGCGACGTGTGGCCATTGCGGGAGTTTTGGCAATGGAACCTGAAGTGTTGATTTTAGATGAGCCAACAGCTGGACTTGATCCTAAGGGTAGAAAAGACATGATGGATATGTTTTATCGTCTACATAAGGAAAGAGGGATTGGCATTATCTTAGTGACGCATTTAATGGATGATGTGGCTGAGTATGCTGATTTTATGGTGGTTCTTGAAAAAGGAAACATCCAAAAACAAGGACATCCACGTGATATTTTCAATGATGTAAAATGGTTACGTGAAAAACAATTAGGCGTTCCAACAGCGACAGAATTTGCTTTTGATTTAATGGCAAAGGGCATGGAATTTAGTCGCTTGCCACTAACTGCAGAAGAATTATCTGAAGAGCTTTTACCGATACTTGAGAAAAGGCAGGTGCTTTCAGATGATGAATAA
- a CDS encoding energy-coupling factor ABC transporter ATP-binding protein — protein sequence MKNPLIELNNISFQYYGQEHKALNDVSLTINKGEWVALIGHNGSGKSTLAKTINGLISPESGEIKVNGELLTEENIWDIRKMVGMVFQNPDNQFVGSTVEDDVAFGLENQGIPRDEMIVRVNNALERVRMSDFKIKEPARLSGGQKQRVAIAGVIALAPDVIILDEATSMLDPQGRQDVIETIRALKEETNLTVISITHDIDEAAYANRVLVMKQGEIIHEGTPEEIFSHGEALIGMGLDIPFPEKLKASLRKKGINVPNEYLTREGLVEWLWTYGLRK from the coding sequence ATGAAAAATCCCTTAATTGAATTAAATAATATATCCTTCCAATATTATGGACAGGAACATAAAGCGTTAAATGATGTATCACTTACCATTAATAAAGGTGAATGGGTAGCGTTAATTGGTCATAATGGGTCAGGTAAATCTACTTTAGCAAAAACCATTAATGGTTTAATCTCACCGGAATCTGGCGAAATAAAAGTTAATGGAGAGTTGTTAACGGAAGAAAATATTTGGGACATTCGTAAAATGGTTGGGATGGTATTCCAAAATCCTGACAACCAATTTGTCGGCTCAACAGTTGAAGATGATGTGGCTTTTGGTTTAGAAAATCAAGGAATTCCTCGTGATGAAATGATTGTAAGGGTCAACAACGCGCTTGAGAGAGTTCGTATGTCTGATTTTAAGATAAAAGAGCCAGCTAGACTATCAGGTGGACAAAAGCAACGTGTTGCTATTGCAGGGGTGATTGCTTTAGCACCTGACGTGATTATTTTAGATGAGGCAACCTCCATGCTTGATCCACAAGGTAGACAAGATGTGATTGAAACGATTCGTGCATTGAAAGAAGAAACAAATTTAACAGTTATTTCGATTACACATGATATTGATGAAGCTGCTTATGCTAATCGTGTTCTTGTGATGAAGCAAGGTGAGATTATCCATGAAGGAACACCGGAGGAAATATTTTCTCATGGTGAAGCATTAATTGGGATGGGGTTAGATATACCATTTCCCGAAAAATTAAAAGCGTCATTGCGTAAAAAAGGAATTAATGTACCAAATGAGTATTTGACAAGGGAAGGATTGGTGGAATGGCTATGGACATACGGTTTGAGAAAGTAG
- the rplQ gene encoding 50S ribosomal protein L17 yields MSYRKLGRTSSQRKAMLRDLTTDLIINERIETTEARAKEIRSTTEKMITLGKRGDLHARRQAAAFVRNEYLDARLDEKEETIIEESALQKLFNDLGPRYADRQGGYTRILKKGQRRGDAAPMVIIELV; encoded by the coding sequence GTGAGTTATCGTAAATTAGGTCGCACAAGCAGCCAACGAAAAGCAATGTTACGTGATTTAACAACTGATTTAATTATCAATGAACGCATTGAGACAACTGAAGCTCGTGCAAAAGAAATCCGTTCAACAACTGAAAAAATGATTACTTTAGGTAAACGTGGGGATCTTCATGCTCGTCGTCAAGCAGCAGCATTCGTAAGAAACGAATACTTAGATGCTCGTTTAGACGAAAAAGAAGAAACTATCATTGAAGAAAGTGCTTTACAAAAATTATTCAATGACTTAGGACCTCGTTATGCTGACCGTCAAGGTGGTTACACACGTATCCTTAAAAAAGGACAACGCCGTGGAGACGCAGCACCAATGGTTATCATTGAACTTGTTTAA
- a CDS encoding DNA-directed RNA polymerase subunit alpha, translating to MIEFEKPRITKIDEDRDYGKFVIEPLERGYGTTLGNSLRRILLSSLPGAAITNLQIDGVLHEFSTVKGVREDVTQIILNIKGLALKLYADEEKTLEIDITGPADVTAGDILTDSDVEIMNKDLFICSVAEGATFRASLTVKPGRGYVQAEENKSEDMPIGVLPVDSIYTPVNRVNYQVENTRVGRRDDYDKLTLDVWTDGSIAPQEAISLSAKILTEHLDIFVNLTDEAKNAEIMIEKEETQKEKMLETTIEELDLSVRSYNCLKRAGINTLQELTNKSEAEMIKVRNLGRKSLEEVKAKLADLSLGLRQED from the coding sequence ATGATTGAATTTGAGAAACCAAGAATCACAAAAATCGATGAAGATAGAGATTATGGCAAGTTCGTCATCGAACCACTTGAAAGAGGATATGGTACGACTTTAGGTAACTCTTTGCGCCGTATTTTATTATCGTCTCTACCAGGGGCTGCCATCACTAATTTACAAATCGATGGTGTGTTGCATGAATTTTCAACTGTCAAAGGTGTACGTGAGGATGTCACTCAAATTATTCTAAATATCAAGGGACTTGCTTTAAAGCTTTATGCTGATGAAGAAAAGACACTTGAAATTGATATAACTGGCCCAGCTGACGTGACTGCTGGAGATATTCTTACTGACAGTGATGTTGAAATTATGAATAAAGATTTATTCATTTGTAGCGTTGCTGAAGGTGCGACTTTCCGTGCAAGCTTAACTGTTAAGCCAGGACGTGGTTATGTACAAGCAGAAGAAAATAAAAGTGAAGATATGCCTATTGGTGTATTACCAGTGGACTCTATCTACACGCCAGTTAATCGTGTAAACTACCAAGTAGAAAATACACGTGTTGGGCGTCGTGATGATTACGACAAACTAACTTTAGATGTCTGGACAGATGGATCTATCGCTCCACAAGAAGCTATCAGTTTATCTGCTAAAATCTTGACTGAGCATTTAGATATTTTTGTTAACTTGACTGATGAAGCAAAAAATGCCGAAATCATGATTGAAAAAGAAGAAACACAAAAAGAAAAAATGTTAGAAACAACAATCGAAGAGCTTGATTTATCCGTTCGTTCTTATAACTGTTTGAAACGCGCAGGCATCAACACTTTACAAGAATTAACCAATAAATCAGAAGCAGAAATGATTAAAGTTCGTAATTTAGGACGTAAATCACTTGAAGAAGTTAAAGCTAAACTAGCCGATCTTTCTTTAGGATTACGCCAAGAGGACTAA
- the rpsK gene encoding 30S ribosomal protein S11 has protein sequence MVAKKVSRKRRVKKNIEAGVAHIHSTFNNTIVMLTDIHGNAIAWSSAGSLGFKGSKKATPFAAQMAAETAAKAAMEHGLKTVDVTVKGPGSGREAAIRSLQATGLEVTAIRDVTPVPHNGCRPPKRRRV, from the coding sequence ATGGTAGCAAAAAAAGTTTCAAGAAAACGCCGAGTGAAAAAAAATATTGAAGCAGGTGTGGCACATATCCACTCTACTTTCAATAATACAATCGTAATGTTAACTGACATACATGGAAATGCCATTGCATGGTCATCTGCAGGTTCATTAGGATTTAAAGGTAGTAAAAAAGCAACTCCATTCGCAGCTCAAATGGCAGCTGAAACTGCAGCAAAAGCAGCTATGGAACATGGCTTGAAAACTGTTGACGTAACTGTAAAAGGACCTGGTTCTGGTCGTGAAGCAGCTATTCGTTCATTACAAGCAACAGGATTAGAAGTGACAGCAATTCGTGACGTTACTCCAGTTCCACATAATGGATGTCGCCCTCCAAAACGCCGTCGTGTTTAG
- the rpsM gene encoding 30S ribosomal protein S13 produces MARIAGVDIPRDKRVVISLTYIYGIGKKTSQEILKEAGVSEDIRVRDLTNEQTDSIRAAVDKLKVEGDLRREVNLNIKRLMEIGSYRGMRHRRGLPTRGQNTKNNARTRKGPARSIAGKKK; encoded by the coding sequence ATGGCTCGTATTGCAGGTGTAGATATTCCTCGTGATAAACGTGTTGTTATTTCGCTTACTTACATTTACGGTATTGGAAAGAAAACTTCTCAAGAAATCTTAAAAGAAGCAGGAGTTTCTGAAGATATTCGTGTGCGCGATTTAACTAACGAACAAACTGATAGCATCCGTGCTGCAGTAGATAAATTAAAAGTTGAAGGTGACTTACGTCGTGAAGTGAACTTAAACATCAAACGTTTGATGGAAATTGGTTCATACAGAGGTATGCGTCATCGTCGTGGTTTGCCAACTCGTGGTCAAAACACAAAAAACAATGCTCGTACTAGAAAAGGACCAGCTCGTTCAATCGCTGGTAAGAAAAAATAA
- the rpmJ gene encoding 50S ribosomal protein L36, with product MKVRPSVKPICEKCKIIRRKGRVMVICENPKHKQRQG from the coding sequence ATGAAAGTAAGACCATCAGTAAAACCAATTTGTGAAAAATGCAAAATAATTCGTCGTAAAGGTCGAGTTATGGTTATCTGTGAAAACCCAAAACATAAACAACGTCAAGGATAA
- the infA gene encoding translation initiation factor IF-1, with translation MAKEDMIEIEGTVVETLPNAMFKVELENGHVILAHVSGKIRMHYIRILPGDKVTVELSPYDLTRGRITYRFK, from the coding sequence GTGGCGAAAGAAGATATGATTGAAATCGAAGGTACAGTCGTCGAAACTTTGCCGAATGCAATGTTTAAAGTTGAATTAGAAAATGGCCATGTTATTTTGGCTCACGTGTCAGGAAAGATCAGAATGCATTACATTCGTATTTTACCTGGTGACAAAGTAACTGTTGAGTTATCTCCATATGATTTAACTCGTGGTCGTATTACTTACCGCTTTAAATAA
- a CDS encoding adenylate kinase: protein MNLILMGLPGAGKGTQAERIVDVYEIPHISTGDMFREAMKNETPLGKEAKSYIDKGELVPDSVTNGIVKDRLSQADTEKGFLLDGFPRTLAQAEELDTILEELGKKVDDVLNIHVAEDVLVDRLAGRIICRSCGATYHKTNNPPKVEGTCDRCGSHDFYQREDDKPETVKNRLEVNIKNSEPILAYYQDKGVLHTIDGDRDIDAVFEDVKSIIDKAN, encoded by the coding sequence ATGAATCTCATCCTAATGGGGTTGCCAGGAGCAGGTAAAGGTACTCAAGCGGAAAGAATCGTCGATGTTTATGAAATCCCACATATTTCTACTGGAGATATGTTCCGTGAAGCAATGAAGAATGAAACACCTCTTGGTAAAGAAGCAAAATCTTATATCGATAAAGGCGAATTAGTTCCGGATTCTGTGACAAACGGGATTGTAAAAGATCGTTTATCACAAGCTGATACAGAAAAAGGATTTTTATTAGATGGATTTCCTCGTACACTAGCTCAAGCAGAAGAATTAGATACAATTTTAGAGGAGTTAGGTAAAAAAGTAGATGATGTTCTAAACATCCATGTAGCAGAAGATGTATTAGTTGACCGTCTTGCTGGTCGTATCATTTGTAGAAGTTGTGGCGCAACTTATCACAAAACAAACAATCCACCCAAAGTGGAAGGTACTTGTGATCGTTGTGGTAGTCATGATTTTTATCAAAGAGAAGATGATAAGCCTGAGACAGTTAAGAATCGTCTAGAAGTTAACATTAAAAATAGCGAACCAATTTTAGCGTATTACCAAGATAAAGGTGTATTACACACTATTGATGGAGATCGTGATATTGATGCTGTTTTTGAAGATGTGAAATCAATCATAGATAAAGCCAATTAG